A region of Telopea speciosissima isolate NSW1024214 ecotype Mountain lineage unplaced genomic scaffold, Tspe_v1 Tspe_v1.0705, whole genome shotgun sequence DNA encodes the following proteins:
- the LOC122648288 gene encoding uncharacterized protein At5g48480-like, with translation MYINAFGAEELKRVMYAKRKAEQELPLILAMELKLGSSVFLVSDQAEDSDVVGSTVFCLETDDVDGSVNKGVAAGATIIGDISDDGYGGISGLGIAQKPTNTAWSQLIDLLM, from the coding sequence ATGTACATAAATGCTTTCGGAGCAGAGGAACTGAAGAGAGTTATGTATGCAAAGAGGAAGGCTGAACAAGAGCTCCCTCTCATCCTTGCCATGGAACTCAAGCTTGGTTCCTCCGTCTTCTTGGTCTCTGACCAGGCTGAAGACTCTGATGTTGTTGGCTCCACCGTGTTCTGCCTTGAAACCGACGATGTTGATGGCTCTGTCAACAAAGGTGTGGCTGCCGGTGCTACAATAATCGGTGATATATCTGATGACGGTTACGGCGGAATCTCAGGGTTAGGAATCGCCCAGAAGCCCACCAACACCGCCTGGTCCCAACTCATCGATCTCCTGATGTAA